In a genomic window of Pseudomonas mohnii:
- a CDS encoding SphA family protein, with amino-acid sequence MTRRTNKLLVISTLASVSAALAVPVHATEGGGTSYPLGAENYMSGAMPPPGFYGQLFVNHYEADNLRGNDGKKLPVDFRVRANAITPRLIWVSDYTLFGASVALHAIVPLVDLKVDLNGQSQSKQGLGDVIFGPALGFHHSEKFHSILALDMIAPTGRYDKGDLANIGRNYWVIEPVYAMSYVDPNGLNLDAKVMYDFNRENPATDYRSGQEFHVDYAVGWGLGNGWVLGVGGYYYRQTTDDRQNGETVKDNKGRALAIGPSIKYTSKEGWFVTGKWEQETEVRNRAQGNAYWMKLTVPF; translated from the coding sequence ATGACTCGCAGAACAAACAAGCTGCTCGTGATCTCTACCCTGGCCAGCGTCAGCGCGGCGCTCGCTGTCCCGGTGCACGCCACCGAAGGCGGAGGAACGTCTTACCCCTTGGGCGCGGAAAACTACATGTCCGGGGCGATGCCGCCACCGGGCTTCTACGGGCAACTGTTCGTCAATCACTATGAGGCCGACAATCTGCGCGGCAACGACGGCAAGAAACTCCCGGTGGATTTTCGCGTGCGCGCCAACGCCATCACCCCACGGCTGATCTGGGTCAGCGATTACACCCTGTTTGGCGCCAGCGTGGCGCTGCACGCGATCGTCCCGCTGGTGGACCTCAAGGTCGATCTCAACGGTCAGTCGCAAAGCAAACAAGGCCTGGGGGACGTGATCTTCGGACCGGCACTGGGCTTTCACCACAGCGAGAAATTCCACAGCATCCTCGCCCTGGACATGATCGCCCCCACCGGTCGTTATGACAAAGGCGACCTGGCCAACATCGGGCGTAACTACTGGGTGATCGAGCCGGTCTATGCCATGTCCTACGTCGACCCGAACGGGCTCAACCTCGATGCCAAGGTGATGTACGACTTCAACCGCGAGAACCCGGCGACCGACTACCGTTCGGGACAGGAGTTTCACGTCGACTATGCCGTCGGCTGGGGGCTGGGTAATGGTTGGGTGCTGGGCGTGGGTGGCTACTACTACCGACAGACCACCGATGACCGCCAGAACGGCGAGACGGTCAAAGACAACAAGGGTCGGGCGCTGGCCATCGGGCCGTCGATCAAATACACCAGCAAGGAGGGATGGTTCGTCACCGGGAAGTGGGAGCAGGAGACCGAAGTGCGCAACCGGGCGCAGGGCAATGCGTACTGGATGAAACTGACCGTGCCGTTCTGA